The Streptomyces cyaneogriseus subsp. noncyanogenus region GCGACGCCCTGCGCGGCCTCGTCGACAACGTCTTCGACACCACCCTCTCCCCCGCCGAGGCCCAGGCCAACGCCACCCTGCTGTACGAGCGGCTGGACCAGCTCATCGCCACCAAACGCCGTGTCCCCGGCGACGACATGACGTCCCAGTTGATCGCCGCGCGGGACGACGAGACCGACGGCTCCGGCCTGACCCAGGACGAACTGCGCGACACGCTGCTGCTGATGATCAGCGCCGGGTACGAAACCACCGTCAACGTCATCGACCGGAGCATCCACACCCTGCTCACCCGCCCCGACCAGCTCCGTCTGGTCCGTACCGGGGCCATCGGGTGGAACAACGTCGTCGAGGAGACCCTGCGCCACGAGCCGGCCGTCAAGCATCTGCCCCTGCGCTACGCCGTCAACGACATTCCCCTGCCCGACGGGCGGACCATCGCCCGCGGTGAGGCCATCCTCGCCTCCTACGCCGCCGCCAACCGCCACCCCGACTGGCATCACGACCCCGACACCTTCGACGCCGCGCGCCCCCAGCAGGAACACCTGGCCTTCGGTTACGGCGTCCACTACTGCCTCGGCGCTCCGCTGGCCCGTCTCGAAGTCGCCACCGCCCTGGAACACCTCTTCGACCGCTTCCCCGGCATCCGGCTCGCCGTCCCGGCGTCGGAACTGCGGCCGGTCCCCTCCCTGATCAGCAACGGCCACCAGACCCTCCCGGTCCACCTCCACGGCCCCCTGGCCGACGGCCCGTCGACCGCGTGACGAGCACCGGTGTCCGGCCGGGCAGCTCACCCGAACGCCGCCGCCGTCCGCCGGGACACCGGTGTGCGTGGAGCGGCCTGCGGCGACCAGGGCCGCGGCCCCGCGGGAGACGCGGCCCTGGCGGACCCGGTCAGACCGGCCGGCCGCCGTAGGGCACGGTGATCAGCTCCATGGCGTGGCCCGCCGGGTCCATG contains the following coding sequences:
- a CDS encoding cytochrome P450 family protein, producing MPPHRPPKETTVSEQPILVLDPTGSDHHAEHLALRAQGPLARVDILGVQAWAVTDPALLKRLLTSPDVSKDPRAHWPAFAETVTRWPLALWVAAENMFTAYGGDHRRLRRMIAPAFSARRVAGMRKAIDRMVATLLDNLAALPAGEPVDLREHLAYPLPIAVIGHLMGVPQEQSDALRGLVDNVFDTTLSPAEAQANATLLYERLDQLIATKRRVPGDDMTSQLIAARDDETDGSGLTQDELRDTLLLMISAGYETTVNVIDRSIHTLLTRPDQLRLVRTGAIGWNNVVEETLRHEPAVKHLPLRYAVNDIPLPDGRTIARGEAILASYAAANRHPDWHHDPDTFDAARPQQEHLAFGYGVHYCLGAPLARLEVATALEHLFDRFPGIRLAVPASELRPVPSLISNGHQTLPVHLHGPLADGPSTA